The genomic region TGTCTTCAGCAGCTGGCTGTGCAGGGCTGCAACTCCATTTGTGCTATGGCTGCCGATGATGGCAAGGTTGGCCATCCGGACCATCTTTGGATTTGTTTCTTCAATGATGGAAATCTTGCCGAGCTTTTCGGGATGCATGGGAAAGAAAGAAACTGCCTGCTGCAGGAACCTGTGATTGATTTCAAATATGATCTGCATATGTCGGGGTAAGATTGAGCTGATCATCGGCAATGGCCATTTTTCGAGGGCTTCAGGCATCAGGGTGTGGTTGGTATATCCCATTGTCTTTGTCGTAATGTCCCATGCTTCATCCCAAGGCAGCTGTTCAATGTCAACGAGGAGCCTCATCAGCTCAGGAATAGCGAGACTCGGATGCGTATCATTCAGTTGAATGGCAGCACAGGAAGGGAATTCATCCCATCTGTGAGGTTTTTGCTTGAAACGTCTGATTATATCCTGCAAGGAGCAGGCAACAAAGAAATACTGCTGTTTCAGCCTCAGCTCTTTTCCCATGTACCGTGTGTCATTTGGATAGAGTACCTGTGAAAGGTTTTCGGCGGAAATCTTTGCCCTTACTGCTTCCGTGTAATCGCCGTCGTTGAATTCCTTGAAGTTGAATTCTTCGGTTGCCTGTGCTGACCAAAGCCGCAGTGAGTTGATTGTCTTGCAACCATAACCGACAATCGGTACATCATAGGCCATGCCATTGACGATTTCACCTCCGACCCATTTGTAGTTGTCACGGTCATTTTCCCTGATGATCCTGACTTCCCCTCCGAAACGGACAGGAAATACCAGGTCTCTTCTTGGGATTTCCCAAGGGTTGCCGTTTTTGAGCCAGCTGTCGGGTACTTCGACTTGCCAGCCGTTCTTTATCTGTTGTCTGAATATGCCATAGTTATATCTGATGCCGTACCCATATGCTGGGATTTCCAATGTTGCCAAGGAATCGAGAAAACAGGCTGCCAGTCGGCCCAGGCCTCCGTTGCCTAATCCGGCATCAGGCTCCATGTCCTGCAGTTCTTCAAAGTTTTGCCCAATTTCCTTCATGGCTTTCAGCACTTCATCCTGTATACCGAGATTGATGATATTGTTGGTCATTGCCCGGCCCATCAGGAATTCAAGCGAAAGGTAATACACTCTTTTTGCATCTGATTTGCGTTGCTGGTCCCTGCTGGCATGCCATTGGTGTACGATACGGTCCATAATGGACCTTGCCAGGGCTTCATAGCGGCCTTCCTTTGTATTGTGATAGATATCAGCGTCGAGGCTGTACTTCAGATGTTCCGCATAATCTTCAACAATAGCCCGTGTATCGTGGCCGAAACGTGTCTTCTGTCTGTCTTGCATACTGTGCTCCTTGGAATATAATAAAGAGGTATATCCTTTGTATACTATATCGGCAGAAGAACCCCGATACAATATGAGGTCAGTGACAATATGCTGAAAATCGACGCCGGGAGAGATTTTAATGCTAAAATGCGAGGGAACAGTATCCTGTCTTTAACAGCTACAGGGGCTTAAAGAAGGCTATAAATACTACTGCTGTAAGTATCTATAGCCATTTTATAAATGTAGAAAAATTGTGGGCACTTTAACCCTTTTTCATCTTTCCTATGATATTTTTCAAGTCACCTTTTGTCATGTATTTTCGTTTGAATTGGGTCCCCAGCTTTTTATCAAATGCTTCCAGGATGTCATCATAATAATCAAAGACATACATGTTGTTTTCGAATTCAGTCCCTGAAGCCTTTTGAAGACTTTCAATGATTTGCAGTGTCGACCATCTTGATTCAACTGCCTGTTCAATCAGTCGTGTGATTACCAAAGACACAAAACACGAGAGGAAATGGGCCTCTATGCGCTCTTCCTTGCTATGGAAGACAGGCCTGAAATTCAAATAGCTCTTTGTTATCTTGAAAGTCTCTTCTATTTCCCATAAGCCCCGGTACATTTCAATGATATCAAGGTCACTTACAGTCTTGTTCAACTGGAAGTAATTATCCTTTAAGAACCTGCTTTTCGCATTCAGCGGTCTGTCACCCGGATCCAGGCCGATTACATTTGTGCAGATGACATAATACCCGTCAAGCATTTCATCTTCTTCCAGTTTCTGTTCGTTGAAGTAGGGTCTTATGCAATCTGCCTTTGAAAGGGATTCCCCGTCGGCTGCAACGATATCAGTCTTGATATACTTATTGCTGCCATAGTTGTTCATGACCGCAGTACTTCCGCTGTCAACGAATCTCATGGCCTTGTTTATCGCATCTTCCCTGTCCTTCTTCGCCTTGTCTGCAAATTTTTGACTATAATAGACGATCTGCCTTTCATTGATTGATACCTTGCTTGTTTTCCCGGTCTCCTTGTCCTTGACATTG from Spirochaetia bacterium harbors:
- a CDS encoding glycogen/starch/alpha-glucan phosphorylase → MQDRQKTRFGHDTRAIVEDYAEHLKYSLDADIYHNTKEGRYEALARSIMDRIVHQWHASRDQQRKSDAKRVYYLSLEFLMGRAMTNNIINLGIQDEVLKAMKEIGQNFEELQDMEPDAGLGNGGLGRLAACFLDSLATLEIPAYGYGIRYNYGIFRQQIKNGWQVEVPDSWLKNGNPWEIPRRDLVFPVRFGGEVRIIRENDRDNYKWVGGEIVNGMAYDVPIVGYGCKTINSLRLWSAQATEEFNFKEFNDGDYTEAVRAKISAENLSQVLYPNDTRYMGKELRLKQQYFFVACSLQDIIRRFKQKPHRWDEFPSCAAIQLNDTHPSLAIPELMRLLVDIEQLPWDEAWDITTKTMGYTNHTLMPEALEKWPLPMISSILPRHMQIIFEINHRFLQQAVSFFPMHPEKLGKISIIEETNPKMVRMANLAIIGSHSTNGVAALHSQLLKTEMFPEFNQIFPDRFNNKTNGITQRRWLLDANPALAAKITEAIGDGWIIDFDQIKKLAPLADDAAFRDDFKKIKHHCKEEAARFLKKDTGIILDPETMVDTQVKRIHEYKRQLLNALNILLIYSKLKNGEIKKEDLPPTTFFFGGKAAPGYVNAKLIIKFINNIASTINADPTVNKIINIHFLPNYRVTMAESIIPATNLSQQISTAGTEASGTGNMKFMCNGALTIGTMDGANIEMAECAGKENLFIFGNTEQQIEELRGHYNPYDYVLNDPAIRNMVQLVSSGYFNVDEPNIFDPLMHSLLKEGDRYFIFADLGMYHKAHNEAMMLYKKDEDEWNRRAILNIAASAKFSSDRTIMEYAKDIWHVKKCPVSTAPDAETAIETAKKL